The Streptomyces sp. NBC_00162 genome window below encodes:
- a CDS encoding MarR family winged helix-turn-helix transcriptional regulator, translating to MRDLSHGDDAAAVNDLRSAVMRLGRRLKHQRVDESLSPTEMSVLGTLARCGQATPGELARREHVQPPSMTRIVALLEAKGLVTLEPHPDDRRQKVVRQTEEAEAMLEESRRKRNAFLAGLAAELTEDEWAKLREAAPVLEKLAHL from the coding sequence ATGCGTGACCTCTCCCATGGCGACGACGCAGCCGCCGTGAACGACCTCCGCTCCGCCGTCATGCGGCTGGGCCGGCGCCTGAAGCATCAGCGCGTCGACGAATCGCTGAGCCCGACCGAGATGTCGGTACTCGGCACCCTCGCCCGCTGCGGCCAGGCCACACCTGGCGAGCTGGCCCGGCGGGAACACGTCCAGCCGCCGTCGATGACACGCATCGTCGCGTTGCTGGAGGCCAAGGGGCTGGTCACGCTGGAACCGCACCCCGACGACCGCCGCCAGAAGGTGGTCCGCCAGACGGAGGAGGCCGAAGCGATGCTCGAAGAGAGCCGCCGCAAGCGCAACGCCTTCCTGGCCGGGCTCGCGGCCGAGCTGACCGAGGACGAATGGGCCAAGCTGCGCGAGGCCGCACCCGTCCTGGAGAAGCTCGCGCACCTGTAG
- a CDS encoding sacsin N-terminal ATP-binding-like domain-containing protein: MSVRVTAAQSGVDPFGTARLRRGVLDAWGAGPARFREDANAEEDLALGGYRDRLVVELAQNAADAAARARVPGRLRLTLHAGEGGHAVLAVANTGAALDATGVESLSTLRASAKRESGTGAGSGSGSGSGSGSGDTVGRFGVGFAAVLAVSDEPAVLGRHGGVRWSLAESRELARDAAVGSPGLGDELRRRDGHVPLLRLPLPAEGTAPDGYDTVVVLPLRDAAAEGLVERLLTGIDDALLLTLPGLREVVVETPAGPARTLYRRDEGSYTVIEDSRSGTSRWRTVRHGGPIEKALLADRPVEERLRPFWSVSWAVPVDTEGAPLRPATAPVVHAPTPTDEPLGIPALLIATLPLDTTRRHPAPGPLTDFLVERAADAYAELLGAWDPVTTALVDLVPGPLGKGELDGALRAAVLRRLPRTAFLEPAAPPEHAEERAALRPFEAEVVEGAGADTVRVLAEVLPTLLPAGLERRPELRTLGVGRLPLGDAIERIAGIERTPDWWHRLYDSLAGVDPDRLSGLPVPLADGRTTIGPRHVLLPYADTPVDLARLGLKVAHPDAAHPLLEKLGSLPATPRAVLTTPQVRAAVAGSMDAGEIWDEDALDPEELADVVLGLVRDADLAPGEEPWLGALALPDEDGELTPAGELLLPGSPLASVIREDEVPYVDAELASRWDADTLTACGVLAVFQLVRATDVVLDPDELEPRDGDFAEPDDAGLLDAVDVWCEDLLDQLPDTPVPPVATELVAVRDLDLVDDDCWPQALAMLAQPPLRDALTQPVRVLLPDGTTQSVRSYTAWWLRDHPVLDGRRPAGLRAAGGDPLLAGLYTSADATGFEDEQVLRALGVRTTVPALLDEPGGAAELLARLADPEREVTGRQLHGLYSALADLDPEQVTLPDELRAVVDGEVRVVDAADAVIADAPDLLPLTEGLPLLPVAPSRAPDLADLLQVRRVSETVPAEVTTPGEEHEVPEPVRVLLGPSTPATYVEHEELIAGGIELDWRRTPDGTLHASTLEGVAAGLAWSAGQWPRRFEVAALLEDPSRTAELARDRWFD; encoded by the coding sequence CGGTCCTGGCCGTCGCCAACACCGGTGCCGCGCTCGACGCGACGGGCGTGGAGTCGCTGAGCACCCTGCGCGCCTCCGCCAAGCGCGAATCCGGGACCGGGGCGGGCTCCGGCTCCGGCTCCGGCTCCGGCTCCGGCTCCGGCGACACCGTCGGCCGGTTCGGCGTCGGCTTCGCGGCCGTCCTCGCCGTCTCCGACGAGCCCGCCGTCCTCGGCCGCCACGGGGGCGTCCGCTGGTCCCTCGCCGAGTCCCGCGAACTGGCCCGCGACGCCGCCGTCGGCAGCCCCGGCCTCGGCGACGAGCTGCGCCGCCGCGACGGCCACGTCCCGCTGCTGCGGCTCCCGCTGCCCGCCGAGGGCACCGCCCCCGACGGCTACGACACCGTCGTGGTCCTCCCGCTGCGCGACGCCGCCGCCGAGGGCCTCGTCGAGCGGCTCCTCACCGGCATCGACGACGCCCTGCTGCTCACCCTGCCCGGGCTGCGCGAGGTCGTGGTGGAGACCCCGGCCGGACCCGCCCGGACCCTGTACCGCCGCGACGAGGGCTCGTACACCGTCATCGAGGACTCCCGGTCGGGCACCAGCCGCTGGCGCACCGTCCGCCACGGCGGCCCCATCGAGAAGGCCCTGCTCGCCGACCGGCCCGTCGAGGAACGGCTGCGGCCCTTCTGGTCGGTGTCCTGGGCCGTGCCCGTCGACACCGAGGGCGCGCCGCTGCGCCCGGCCACCGCGCCCGTCGTGCACGCGCCGACCCCCACCGACGAACCCCTCGGCATCCCCGCCCTGCTCATCGCGACCCTGCCGCTGGACACCACCCGCCGGCACCCCGCGCCCGGCCCGCTGACCGACTTCCTCGTGGAGCGCGCGGCCGACGCGTACGCCGAACTCCTCGGCGCCTGGGACCCGGTGACCACCGCGCTCGTGGACCTGGTCCCCGGCCCGCTCGGCAAGGGCGAGCTGGACGGGGCCCTGCGCGCCGCCGTGCTCCGGCGGCTGCCCCGTACGGCCTTCCTCGAGCCCGCCGCCCCGCCCGAGCACGCCGAGGAACGGGCCGCGCTGCGCCCCTTCGAGGCCGAGGTCGTGGAGGGCGCGGGCGCCGACACCGTACGGGTCCTCGCCGAGGTCCTGCCGACCCTGCTCCCGGCCGGTCTGGAGCGCCGCCCCGAACTGCGCACGCTGGGCGTGGGCCGGCTCCCGCTCGGGGACGCCATCGAGCGGATCGCGGGCATCGAGCGGACCCCCGACTGGTGGCACCGGCTCTACGACAGCCTCGCCGGGGTCGACCCGGACCGGCTGTCCGGGCTGCCCGTGCCGCTCGCCGACGGCCGCACGACGATCGGGCCGCGCCACGTCCTCCTCCCGTACGCGGACACCCCGGTGGACCTGGCCCGGCTGGGGCTGAAGGTGGCCCACCCGGATGCCGCGCACCCGCTGCTGGAGAAGCTCGGATCCCTTCCGGCGACCCCGCGGGCCGTCCTGACGACCCCGCAGGTGCGGGCCGCCGTGGCGGGCTCGATGGACGCGGGCGAGATCTGGGACGAGGACGCGCTGGACCCGGAGGAGCTGGCCGACGTGGTCCTGGGCCTGGTCCGGGACGCCGACCTGGCACCGGGCGAGGAGCCCTGGCTGGGTGCGCTGGCCCTCCCGGACGAGGACGGGGAGCTCACCCCGGCCGGTGAGCTGCTGCTGCCCGGATCGCCGCTCGCCTCGGTCATCCGCGAGGACGAAGTCCCGTACGTGGACGCCGAACTGGCCTCCCGGTGGGACGCGGACACCCTCACCGCCTGCGGGGTACTGGCCGTCTTCCAGCTGGTCCGCGCCACCGACGTGGTCCTGGACCCGGACGAACTGGAACCGCGCGACGGGGACTTCGCCGAGCCCGACGACGCGGGCCTGCTCGACGCGGTGGACGTGTGGTGCGAGGACCTGCTGGACCAGCTGCCGGACACCCCGGTGCCGCCGGTGGCGACCGAGCTGGTCGCCGTACGGGACCTCGACCTGGTCGACGACGACTGCTGGCCCCAGGCCCTGGCGATGCTCGCGCAGCCCCCGCTGCGCGACGCGCTGACCCAGCCCGTACGGGTGCTGCTCCCGGACGGCACCACGCAGTCGGTGCGCTCGTACACCGCCTGGTGGCTGCGCGACCACCCGGTGCTCGACGGCCGCCGCCCGGCCGGCCTGCGCGCGGCGGGCGGCGACCCGCTGCTGGCGGGCCTCTACACCTCGGCGGACGCCACCGGGTTCGAGGACGAGCAGGTCCTGCGGGCCCTGGGCGTACGGACGACCGTGCCGGCCCTCCTGGACGAACCCGGCGGCGCGGCCGAGCTGCTGGCCCGTCTCGCGGACCCTGAGCGCGAGGTGACGGGCCGCCAGCTGCACGGCCTGTACTCGGCCCTGGCCGATCTGGACCCCGAGCAGGTCACCCTCCCGGACGAGCTGCGCGCGGTGGTGGACGGCGAGGTCCGGGTGGTGGACGCGGCGGACGCGGTCATCGCGGACGCCCCGGACCTGCTCCCGCTGACGGAGGGCCTGCCGCTGTTGCCGGTCGCCCCCTCCCGGGCGCCGGACCTGGCGGACCTCCTCCAGGTCCGGCGCGTCTCGGAGACGGTCCCGGCGGAGGTGACCACCCCGGGCGAGGAACACGAGGTCCCGGAGCCGGTCCGGGTCCTGCTGGGCCCCTCGACCCCGGCCACGTACGTCGAGCACGAGGAACTGATCGCGGGCGGCATCGAACTGGACTGGCGCCGCACCCCCGACGGCACCCTGCACGCCTCCACCCTGGAGGGCGTCGCCGCGGGCCTGGCCTGGTCGGCGGGCCAATGGCCCCGCCGCTTCGAGGTGGCAGCCCTCCTGGAGGACCCGTCCCGGACCGCCGAGCTGGCCCGGGACAGGTGGTTCGACTAG
- the ddaH gene encoding dimethylargininase: protein MTETVTASTRVATRRRLLMCRPRHYDVTYSINPWMNPEKSTDTGLAVLQWERLRDLYLELGHLVEEIDPIDGLPDMVFAANGATVVDGKVYGARFLHAQRTAEGPAYLKWFESRGYRELLWPEYINEGEGDILTVGRRLLAGTGFRTDPRSHAEAQEFFGLPVTGLTLVDPEFYHLDTALAVLSDDEVMYYPAAFSEGSRAVLRTLFPDAILATAEDAAVFGLNAFSDGRHVLLPEAATGLKAQLSARGFEPIGVDLSELLKAGGSVKCCTLELRGL, encoded by the coding sequence ATGACCGAGACCGTCACCGCTTCCACCCGCGTGGCCACCCGGCGCCGGCTGCTGATGTGCCGCCCGAGGCACTACGACGTCACCTACTCGATCAACCCGTGGATGAACCCGGAGAAGAGCACCGACACCGGCCTGGCCGTCCTCCAGTGGGAGCGGCTGCGCGACCTCTACCTGGAGCTCGGCCACCTCGTGGAGGAGATCGACCCGATCGACGGGCTCCCCGACATGGTGTTCGCCGCGAACGGCGCCACCGTGGTGGACGGAAAGGTCTACGGCGCCCGCTTCCTGCACGCGCAGCGCACGGCCGAGGGGCCCGCGTACCTCAAGTGGTTCGAGAGCCGGGGCTACCGCGAGCTGCTGTGGCCGGAGTACATCAACGAGGGCGAGGGCGACATCCTCACCGTCGGCCGCCGCCTGCTGGCCGGCACCGGCTTCCGCACCGACCCGCGCTCGCACGCCGAGGCGCAGGAGTTCTTCGGTCTGCCGGTGACCGGCCTGACCCTCGTCGACCCGGAGTTCTACCACCTGGACACGGCGCTCGCCGTGCTCTCGGACGACGAGGTCATGTACTACCCGGCCGCCTTCTCCGAGGGGAGCCGGGCCGTGCTGCGGACCCTGTTCCCCGATGCGATCCTCGCCACGGCCGAGGACGCCGCCGTCTTCGGGCTCAACGCCTTCTCCGACGGCCGCCACGTGCTGCTGCCCGAGGCGGCCACCGGCCTGAAGGCCCAGCTCAGCGCGCGGGGCTTCGAGCCGATCGGGGTCGATCTCTCCGAGCTCCTCAAGGCGGGCGGCAGCGTGAAGTGCTGCACCCTGGAGCTGCGCGGGCTCTGA
- a CDS encoding DUF2530 domain-containing protein, whose product MAKWTPKHEAPEPLEGPIVATITGGTIIWFVLFVVQLPFYGWFADRDLLWWVWTCAAGGFLGLIGIWYVRGRDAALKRHAAEASSAEADPSAQA is encoded by the coding sequence ATGGCGAAATGGACCCCCAAGCACGAGGCACCCGAGCCCCTGGAGGGCCCGATCGTCGCCACCATCACCGGCGGCACGATCATCTGGTTCGTCCTCTTCGTCGTCCAGCTCCCCTTCTACGGGTGGTTCGCCGACCGCGACCTGCTGTGGTGGGTCTGGACCTGCGCGGCCGGCGGCTTCCTCGGCCTGATCGGCATCTGGTACGTCCGCGGCCGCGACGCCGCCCTCAAGCGCCACGCCGCGGAAGCGTCGTCCGCCGAGGCGGACCCCTCCGCGCAGGCCTAG
- a CDS encoding MFS transporter → MSTGNGADSAPGHISTPDTTPASRNPGAPPGGSRGTFSSLKIRNYRLFATGQVVSNTGTWMQRIAQDWLVLSLTGSASAVGITIALQFLPMLMFGLYGGVLADRLPKRPLLLATQSAMGLTGVALAVLTLAGHVQVWHVYLAAFLLGLVTVVDNPARQTFVPEMVGKDQVANAVSLNSANFQSARLVGPAIAGVLITAVGSGWAFLLNGLSFAAPIAGLLMMRTHELHPVEPRPRAKGQLREGLRYVAGRPELIWPIVLVGFIGTFGFNFPIWLSAYVSNVFHGDAGTYGLFNTLIAAGSLAGALLAARRGHSRLRLLVASAVLFSLLLLVTAFAPGFWLFAALLVPLGVFGLTVNVVANSSVQMATDPEMRGRVMALFMMVFTGGTPLGAPLLGWITDTYGARIGMAAGGLVSLLASVAIAVVLARVGNLRLRVDRHGVAFVPAVRSRELVAAA, encoded by the coding sequence TTGAGTACGGGAAACGGAGCAGACTCCGCACCCGGCCACATATCCACCCCCGACACAACCCCCGCGAGCAGGAACCCGGGGGCACCTCCCGGCGGTAGCCGGGGGACGTTCAGCTCGCTGAAGATCCGGAACTACCGGCTCTTCGCGACCGGTCAGGTCGTCTCGAACACCGGCACCTGGATGCAGCGGATCGCCCAGGACTGGCTGGTCCTCTCCCTGACCGGCTCGGCCTCCGCCGTCGGCATCACCATCGCCCTGCAGTTCCTGCCGATGCTGATGTTCGGCCTCTACGGAGGCGTACTCGCGGACCGGCTGCCCAAGCGGCCGCTGCTGCTGGCCACCCAGAGCGCGATGGGCCTCACAGGCGTCGCACTGGCCGTGCTCACCCTGGCGGGACACGTCCAGGTCTGGCACGTCTACCTCGCCGCGTTCCTGCTCGGCCTGGTCACCGTCGTCGACAACCCGGCCCGGCAGACCTTCGTCCCCGAGATGGTCGGCAAGGACCAGGTCGCCAACGCCGTCAGTCTGAATTCGGCCAACTTCCAGTCCGCGCGGCTGGTCGGCCCGGCGATCGCCGGCGTGCTGATCACCGCAGTCGGCTCCGGCTGGGCCTTCCTGCTGAACGGACTGTCCTTCGCCGCGCCCATCGCCGGCCTGCTGATGATGCGGACGCACGAACTGCACCCGGTCGAGCCCCGGCCCCGCGCCAAGGGGCAGCTCCGCGAAGGCCTGCGCTACGTCGCCGGCCGCCCGGAGCTGATCTGGCCGATCGTCCTCGTCGGCTTCATCGGCACCTTCGGGTTCAACTTCCCGATCTGGCTGTCGGCCTACGTGAGCAACGTGTTCCACGGGGACGCGGGCACCTACGGGCTCTTCAACACCCTGATCGCGGCAGGCTCCCTCGCGGGCGCCCTGCTCGCCGCCCGGCGCGGGCACTCCCGGCTGCGGCTGCTGGTGGCGTCGGCCGTGCTGTTCTCGCTGCTGCTGCTCGTGACCGCCTTCGCGCCCGGCTTCTGGCTGTTCGCCGCGCTGCTCGTGCCGCTCGGGGTCTTCGGCCTGACGGTCAACGTGGTGGCCAACTCCAGCGTGCAGATGGCTACCGACCCCGAGATGCGGGGGCGGGTCATGGCCCTGTTCATGATGGTCTTCACCGGCGGCACCCCGCTGGGTGCGCCGCTGCTGGGCTGGATCACGGACACGTACGGCGCCCGGATCGGCATGGCTGCCGGTGGGCTGGTCTCGCTGCTCGCCTCCGTGGCGATCGCGGTGGTCCTGGCCCGGGTGGGCAACCTGCGGCTGCGGGTCGACCGGCACGGCGTGGCCTTCGTCCCGGCCGTGCGCAGCCGCGAGCTGGTGGCGGCCGCCTGA
- the thpR gene encoding RNA 2',3'-cyclic phosphodiesterase, whose product MRLFAAVLPPAEAVAELAAAVHGVRDDRLTWTAEAGWHFTLAFMGEVRDEVLPDLHARLARAAARTAPFAVRLHGVGHFGERALWVGAAGDLETMRLLAERADAAARRAGVPMEQHRRYTPHLTLARSREGARLRPYLDALADFEGAPWQTDTLCLVRSNLPVSGVPGEQPRYETVGAWPLHG is encoded by the coding sequence ATGAGACTGTTCGCCGCCGTACTGCCGCCTGCGGAAGCCGTCGCCGAGCTGGCCGCGGCCGTGCACGGAGTGCGCGACGACCGGTTGACCTGGACCGCGGAAGCCGGCTGGCACTTCACGCTCGCCTTCATGGGCGAGGTACGGGACGAGGTGCTCCCCGACCTGCACGCCCGGCTCGCGCGCGCCGCCGCGCGGACCGCACCGTTCGCGGTGCGGCTGCACGGCGTCGGCCACTTCGGCGAACGCGCGCTGTGGGTCGGCGCCGCCGGGGACCTCGAGACGATGCGGCTGCTCGCGGAGCGGGCCGACGCCGCCGCCCGGCGGGCCGGGGTGCCCATGGAGCAGCACCGCCGCTACACCCCGCACCTCACCCTGGCCCGGTCCCGCGAAGGCGCCCGCCTGCGGCCCTACCTCGACGCCCTCGCGGACTTCGAGGGCGCCCCCTGGCAGACCGACACCCTGTGTCTGGTGCGCAGCAACCTGCCGGTCAGCGGGGTCCCCGGCGAGCAGCCCCGTTACGAGACCGTCGGGGCCTGGCCGCTGCACGGCTAG
- a CDS encoding NCS2 family permease — MSTPAPAPTATAPEPAPRATSGLDRHFRISERGSTIGREVRGGFATFFAMAYIIVLNPIILGSAKDMYGHQLDGGQLVTATVLTAAFTTLLMGVIGNVPIALAAGLGVNTVVALQLAPRMSWADAMGMVVLAGFVVMLLVATGLRERVMNAVPVGLRKGIAIGIGLFIMLIGLVDSGFVTRIPDAAHTTVPLQLGTGGHLHGWPVLIFVIGVLLTLALLIRKTPGAILISIVVMTVVAVAVQLVAGLPSEAWGLTVPEWPGNPVAAPDFGLVGQVSLFGGFEKVGMLTGVLFVFTVLLSCFFDAMGTILGVGDEAKLIDKDGNFPGINRVLLIDGLAVASGGATSSSATTCFVESTAGVGEGARTGLANVVTGGLFTVALFLTPLATMVPSQAATPALVAVGFLILAGSVKDIDWSDFTIAVPAFLAMVTMPFTYSITNGIGIGFVSFCALRAATGRGREVPVAMYVVSAVFVFYYAMPALGLT, encoded by the coding sequence ATGAGCACCCCGGCCCCCGCCCCCACGGCCACCGCCCCGGAACCCGCCCCCCGTGCGACCTCGGGCCTGGACCGCCACTTCCGGATCTCCGAGCGCGGCTCGACCATCGGCCGCGAGGTCCGCGGCGGCTTCGCGACCTTCTTCGCGATGGCCTACATCATCGTGCTGAACCCGATCATCCTGGGCAGCGCGAAGGACATGTACGGGCACCAGCTCGACGGCGGCCAGCTCGTCACCGCCACCGTCCTGACGGCCGCCTTCACCACGCTCCTCATGGGTGTCATCGGCAACGTCCCGATCGCGCTCGCCGCCGGCCTCGGCGTCAACACCGTCGTCGCCCTCCAGCTCGCGCCCCGCATGAGCTGGGCCGACGCCATGGGCATGGTGGTCCTGGCCGGCTTCGTGGTGATGCTGCTGGTCGCCACCGGCCTGCGCGAGCGCGTCATGAACGCCGTCCCGGTGGGCCTGCGCAAGGGCATCGCCATCGGCATCGGCCTGTTCATCATGCTGATCGGCCTGGTCGACTCGGGCTTCGTCACCCGCATCCCCGACGCCGCGCACACCACCGTCCCGCTCCAGCTCGGCACGGGCGGCCACCTGCACGGCTGGCCCGTACTGATCTTCGTCATCGGCGTGCTGCTCACCCTCGCCCTGCTGATCCGCAAGACGCCGGGCGCGATCCTGATCTCCATCGTGGTGATGACCGTCGTCGCGGTCGCCGTCCAGCTCGTCGCCGGGCTGCCGAGCGAGGCCTGGGGCCTCACCGTCCCCGAGTGGCCGGGCAACCCGGTGGCCGCCCCCGACTTCGGGCTCGTCGGCCAGGTCAGCCTGTTCGGCGGCTTCGAGAAGGTCGGGATGCTGACCGGCGTCCTGTTCGTCTTCACCGTGCTGCTGTCCTGCTTCTTCGACGCCATGGGCACGATCCTGGGCGTCGGCGACGAGGCGAAGCTGATCGACAAGGACGGAAACTTCCCCGGCATCAACCGGGTCCTGCTGATCGACGGCCTGGCGGTCGCCTCGGGCGGAGCCACCTCCTCCTCGGCCACCACCTGCTTCGTGGAGTCCACGGCCGGGGTCGGCGAGGGCGCCCGTACCGGCCTGGCGAACGTCGTGACCGGCGGCCTCTTCACCGTGGCGCTGTTCCTCACCCCGCTCGCCACCATGGTCCCGTCCCAGGCGGCCACCCCCGCCCTGGTGGCGGTCGGCTTCCTGATCCTGGCGGGCTCGGTCAAGGACATCGACTGGAGCGACTTCACCATCGCCGTCCCGGCCTTCCTGGCCATGGTGACGATGCCCTTCACCTACTCGATCACCAACGGCATCGGCATCGGCTTCGTGAGCTTCTGCGCGCTGCGCGCCGCGACCGGCCGGGGCCGCGAGGTCCCGGTGGCCATGTACGTGGTGTCGGCGGTGTTCGTCTTCTACTACGCGATGCCGGCCCTCGGCCTCACGTAA
- a CDS encoding BrnA antitoxin family protein, which translates to MGTHVLSMRIDGELLDRLRTHAAKRGMSVQDYVVRTLIRDDFDERFKSAVDETEKFYGLT; encoded by the coding sequence ATGGGGACACATGTGCTGAGCATGCGCATAGACGGGGAGCTCCTCGACAGGCTCCGGACTCATGCCGCCAAACGCGGAATGAGCGTCCAGGACTATGTGGTCCGGACGCTCATTCGCGATGACTTCGACGAGCGCTTCAAGTCGGCCGTCGACGAGACGGAGAAGTTCTACGGGCTTACGTGA
- a CDS encoding cation-translocating P-type ATPase produces the protein MTQRAKIDQDGPERAGGAIDAGAELDPVHPMRPPAPRFKPGGLTTAEVAERVARGDVNDVPVRSSRSTVDIVRANVFTRFNAIIGVLWVIMLFVAPIQDSLFGFVIIANTGIGIIQEMRAKKTLDGLAVIGEAKPSVRRDGRTGEISTSEIVLGDVIELGPGDKVVVDGSVGEADGLEIDESLLTGEADPVLKKPGDLVMSGSFVVAGGGAFTATKVGREAYAAQLAEEASRFTLVHSELRSGISTILKYVTWMMIPTSIGLIISQLVVKENNLNDAIARTVGGIVPMIPEGLVLLTSVAFAIGVIRLGRQQCLVQELPAIEGLARVDVVCLDKTGTLTEGGMDVTELRPLGGADPAYVKKVLGALGESDPRPNASLQAIIDAYPDSAEWRCTESLPFSSARKYSGASFSEGDGENNTWLLGAPDILLPSGDPALDEINDLNEQGLRVLLLARSARELDDAAVATGVRPTALVVLEQRLRPDAADTLRYFEDQDVKAKVISGDNAISVGAVAGKLGLPGAENTVDARKLPTEQVGMAQVLDANSVFGRVTPQQKRDMVGALQSKGHTVAMTGDGVNDVLALKDADIGVSMGSGSEATRAVAQIVLLNNSFATLPSVVAEGRRVIGNITRVATLFLTKTVYSVLLAVLVVCSQVEYPFLPRHLTLLSTLTIGIPAFFLALAPNKERAKPHFVKRVMRYAIPGGVIAATATFVTYLIARHYYTGPDALKAETSAATLTLFLTSMWVLAIIARPYTWWRVGLVGAMGGAFLIVLVVPWLQDFFQLKLVGVTMPWIAVAVAAAAATLIEFTFHWVNRKFPAGPA, from the coding sequence ATGACGCAGCGGGCGAAGATCGATCAGGACGGTCCGGAGCGGGCCGGCGGTGCCATCGACGCGGGGGCCGAGCTGGACCCCGTACACCCGATGCGGCCGCCCGCGCCCCGGTTCAAGCCCGGCGGCCTGACCACCGCCGAGGTCGCCGAACGCGTGGCGCGCGGGGACGTGAACGACGTCCCCGTCCGCAGCAGCCGTTCCACCGTCGACATCGTCCGCGCCAACGTCTTCACCCGGTTCAACGCGATCATCGGCGTGCTCTGGGTGATCATGCTGTTCGTCGCGCCGATCCAGGACAGCCTCTTCGGCTTCGTGATCATCGCGAACACGGGCATCGGCATCATCCAGGAAATGCGCGCCAAGAAGACCCTCGACGGGCTCGCCGTCATCGGCGAGGCCAAACCCAGCGTGCGCCGCGACGGCAGGACCGGCGAGATCTCCACCTCCGAGATCGTCCTCGGCGACGTCATCGAACTCGGCCCCGGCGACAAGGTCGTCGTCGACGGCTCCGTCGGCGAGGCCGACGGCCTGGAGATCGACGAGTCCCTGCTCACCGGCGAGGCCGACCCCGTCCTGAAGAAGCCCGGCGACCTGGTCATGTCCGGCTCCTTCGTCGTGGCCGGCGGCGGCGCGTTCACCGCCACCAAGGTCGGCCGCGAGGCCTACGCCGCCCAGCTGGCCGAAGAGGCCTCCCGCTTCACCCTCGTCCACTCCGAGCTGCGCTCCGGCATCTCCACCATCCTGAAGTACGTCACCTGGATGATGATCCCGACCTCCATCGGCCTGATCATCAGCCAGCTCGTCGTCAAGGAGAACAACCTCAACGACGCCATCGCCCGGACCGTCGGCGGCATCGTCCCGATGATCCCCGAGGGCCTCGTCCTCCTCACCTCCGTGGCCTTCGCGATCGGCGTCATCCGGCTCGGCCGCCAGCAGTGCCTGGTCCAGGAACTGCCCGCCATCGAGGGCCTCGCACGCGTCGACGTGGTCTGCCTCGACAAGACCGGCACCCTCACCGAGGGCGGCATGGACGTCACCGAGCTCCGCCCGCTCGGCGGCGCGGACCCGGCGTACGTCAAGAAGGTGCTCGGCGCCCTCGGCGAGTCCGACCCGCGCCCCAACGCCAGCCTCCAGGCGATCATCGACGCCTACCCCGACAGCGCGGAGTGGCGCTGCACCGAGTCCCTCCCCTTCTCCTCCGCCCGCAAGTACAGCGGCGCCAGCTTCAGCGAGGGCGACGGCGAGAACAACACCTGGCTGCTGGGCGCCCCCGACATCCTGCTCCCCTCCGGGGACCCCGCCCTCGACGAGATCAACGACCTCAACGAGCAGGGCCTGCGGGTCCTCCTGCTGGCCCGCTCCGCCCGCGAACTGGACGACGCCGCCGTGGCCACCGGGGTCAGGCCGACCGCTCTCGTCGTCCTCGAGCAGCGGCTGCGGCCCGACGCCGCCGACACGCTGCGCTACTTCGAGGACCAGGACGTCAAGGCGAAGGTCATCTCCGGCGACAACGCCATCTCCGTGGGCGCGGTCGCCGGCAAGCTGGGCCTGCCGGGCGCCGAGAACACCGTCGACGCCCGCAAACTCCCCACGGAGCAGGTCGGCATGGCGCAGGTCCTCGACGCCAACTCCGTCTTCGGGCGCGTCACCCCGCAGCAGAAGCGGGACATGGTCGGGGCCCTCCAGTCCAAGGGCCACACGGTCGCCATGACCGGCGACGGCGTCAACGACGTGCTCGCGCTCAAGGACGCCGACATCGGCGTCTCGATGGGCTCCGGCTCGGAGGCCACCCGGGCCGTGGCCCAGATCGTCCTTCTCAACAACAGCTTCGCGACCCTCCCCTCGGTGGTCGCCGAGGGCCGCCGGGTCATCGGCAACATCACCCGCGTGGCGACCCTCTTCCTCACCAAGACGGTCTACTCGGTGCTGCTGGCCGTCCTCGTGGTCTGCTCACAGGTCGAGTACCCCTTCCTGCCCCGCCACCTGACGCTGCTGTCCACCCTCACCATCGGCATCCCGGCCTTCTTCCTGGCCCTCGCGCCGAACAAGGAGCGCGCGAAGCCGCACTTCGTGAAACGGGTGATGCGGTACGCGATCCCGGGCGGCGTGATCGCGGCGACGGCCACCTTCGTGACGTACCTGATCGCCCGCCACTACTACACCGGCCCGGACGCCCTCAAGGCCGAGACCAGCGCGGCGACCCTCACGCTGTTCCTGACCTCGATGTGGGTCCTGGCGATCATCGCCCGCCCGTACACGTGGTGGCGGGTCGGCCTGGTCGGCGCGATGGGCGGCGCTTTCCTGATCGTGCTGGTCGTGCCGTGGCTCCAGGACTTCTTCCAGCTCAAGCTGGTGGGCGTGACCATGCCGTGGATCGCGGTGGCCGTCGCCGCGGCCGCCGCGACCCTGATCGAGTTCACGTTCCACTGGGTGAACCGCAAGTTCCCGGCAGGACCGGCATGA